Proteins co-encoded in one Gehongia tenuis genomic window:
- a CDS encoding SH3 domain-containing protein produces MKKKLAWLLLAAVLLTSFVPAAVPALKADPSDGTVDVYLLSFNAPTEVALSASGSVQMAGATTMTLQSGQAYALRVGSSGQLELVQGDAVTAMGESVTLTPSDGGQTKIASAGTTSYRFYKGTMKISVSSGKLFMINSVGINDYLQSVVACEVGNSYPLETQKAQAIAARTYLYRNAGKYSAYDIVDTTNDQVYKGVVNAPNCTAAVEATNNLILTYNGSAIWAFYSSSNGGKTYKASQGFSSVADQPYLVEKTDSYDPGPKYGHGVGMSQVGARNRAYDGHNYSQILGFYFPGCKLYNTSTGATTDLETPPDGGIDGGGGNETPISSGTVTASVLNIRKSASTSSMVIGSLQKGATVQIVAQEGDWYKINYGSGTGYVHKDYVQVGGSSGGGNEGGSGGGTATQTATVTASALNVRQSASTSSSVIGTVRKGQTVNVTKKVSDSWYEIEYGNGVGYVHGSYITLNGSSGGNEGGGNVIQTGTVTASSLNVRKTPSTSGARLGGLSKGATVNIVGTSGDWYQINYGSGTAYVHKDYVQVGGSGGGNEGGSGGGTAAQTATVTASALNVRRSASTSSGVMGTVRKGQTVEVVQKVNDTWYQINYNGSTGYVHGSYISINGGSSSGGSGGGSVATSGTAVVTANVLNVRSSASTSSSVIGTLQKNKTIELVQKVSDSWYQIKFGSGTGYVHASYIRITDGSGGTSGGSGTMTVTASSLYVRSGPSTSSSAIGGLRKGQTVTVLGSEGAWYKISFNGRTAYIHGDYVR; encoded by the coding sequence GTGAAAAAGAAACTTGCATGGCTGCTGCTCGCGGCAGTCCTTTTGACTTCCTTCGTCCCGGCAGCTGTGCCGGCATTGAAGGCGGATCCCAGCGATGGTACGGTGGATGTGTATCTGCTTTCCTTCAATGCTCCAACGGAGGTTGCGCTGTCGGCCAGCGGTTCTGTGCAGATGGCCGGCGCCACGACGATGACCCTTCAGTCGGGACAAGCCTATGCACTGAGGGTGGGATCCAGCGGCCAGCTTGAACTGGTGCAGGGTGACGCGGTCACGGCCATGGGAGAAAGCGTTACGCTGACCCCTTCCGACGGCGGACAGACAAAGATCGCCTCGGCAGGCACCACCAGCTACCGGTTTTACAAGGGTACGATGAAGATCAGCGTGAGCAGCGGCAAGCTGTTTATGATCAATTCCGTGGGCATCAATGACTACCTGCAAAGCGTGGTGGCCTGCGAGGTGGGTAATTCCTATCCCCTGGAAACCCAGAAGGCCCAGGCTATCGCCGCCCGGACCTACCTCTATAGGAATGCCGGCAAGTACTCCGCCTATGACATTGTGGACACCACCAATGACCAGGTGTACAAGGGTGTTGTCAATGCGCCCAACTGCACCGCAGCGGTGGAGGCCACCAACAACCTGATCCTGACCTATAATGGAAGCGCGATCTGGGCCTTCTACAGCTCCAGCAACGGCGGCAAGACCTACAAGGCCAGTCAGGGCTTTTCCAGTGTGGCCGACCAGCCCTATTTGGTTGAAAAAACGGACAGCTATGATCCGGGACCGAAATATGGTCATGGCGTGGGCATGAGCCAGGTGGGCGCCCGCAACCGCGCCTATGATGGACACAATTACAGTCAGATTCTGGGCTTCTATTTTCCGGGATGCAAGCTCTACAACACCTCCACCGGCGCCACCACTGATCTTGAGACGCCGCCCGACGGCGGTATCGATGGCGGCGGCGGAAACGAGACCCCGATCTCGTCGGGTACGGTGACCGCTTCGGTTCTCAACATCCGCAAGAGCGCCTCCACCAGCTCCATGGTGATCGGCTCCCTGCAGAAGGGCGCCACGGTGCAAATCGTGGCCCAGGAGGGCGATTGGTACAAGATCAACTATGGCAGCGGCACCGGCTATGTCCATAAGGACTATGTGCAGGTGGGTGGTTCCAGCGGCGGCGGCAATGAAGGCGGTAGCGGCGGCGGCACGGCCACCCAGACGGCCACGGTGACGGCTTCGGCGCTCAACGTGCGTCAGAGCGCTTCCACTTCCTCCTCCGTGATCGGTACGGTCAGGAAGGGCCAGACGGTGAATGTGACCAAGAAGGTCTCCGACTCCTGGTATGAGATCGAATACGGCAATGGCGTGGGCTATGTCCATGGTTCCTATATCACCCTCAACGGCAGTAGCGGCGGCAATGAGGGCGGCGGCAACGTGATTCAAACGGGTACGGTGACGGCCAGCTCCCTGAATGTACGCAAAACGCCCAGCACCTCCGGTGCCCGTCTCGGCGGCCTTTCCAAGGGCGCCACGGTGAACATCGTGGGGACCAGCGGCGACTGGTATCAGATCAACTACGGCAGCGGCACCGCTTATGTCCATAAGGACTATGTTCAGGTGGGCGGGTCCGGCGGCGGTAATGAAGGCGGCAGCGGCGGCGGCACGGCTGCCCAGACAGCCACGGTGACCGCTTCGGCGCTCAACGTCCGCAGGAGCGCATCCACCTCCTCCGGTGTGATGGGTACGGTCAGGAAGGGCCAGACCGTTGAGGTGGTGCAGAAGGTCAACGATACCTGGTATCAGATCAATTACAATGGCAGCACCGGCTACGTGCACGGCTCCTATATCTCGATTAACGGCGGGTCCAGTTCCGGCGGTTCGGGCGGCGGTAGTGTGGCCACCTCCGGTACGGCGGTGGTGACGGCCAATGTGCTGAATGTCCGTTCGAGCGCGTCCACCTCTTCGTCGGTGATTGGCACCCTGCAGAAGAACAAGACCATTGAGCTTGTGCAGAAGGTTTCCGATTCCTGGTATCAGATCAAGTTTGGCAGCGGCACAGGCTACGTGCACGCTTCCTACATCCGGATCACCGACGGCAGCGGCGGCACGAGCGGCGGCAGCGGCACAATGACGGTAACCGCATCCTCGCTGTATGTGCGCAGCGGTCCCAGCACCTCCAGCTCCGCCATCGGCGGGCTCAGGAAGGGTCAAACGGTGACCGTTCTGGGTTCGGAAGGCGCTTGGTACAAGATCAGCTTTAACGGCCGCACCGCATATATCCATGGGGATTATGTGCGCTAA